A section of the Ranitomeya imitator isolate aRanImi1 chromosome 7, aRanImi1.pri, whole genome shotgun sequence genome encodes:
- the TRAF7 gene encoding E3 ubiquitin-protein ligase TRAF7 isoform X3 yields METTFGPAFTAVTTITKADGTNTFKQHRRTPSSSSTLTFSPRDDDDVMPPISTSRRSDSAISVRSLHSESNMPLRSTFSLHEEEEEPDPLVFAEQPSVKLCCQLCCSVFKDPVITTCGHTFCRRCALTSDKCPVDNAKLTVVVNNIAVAEQIGELFIHCKYGCRPCANGKPTTYEVDPHGCPFTIKLSARKDHEGSCDYRPVRCPNNPSCPPLLKMNLEAHLKECEHIKCPHSKYGCTFIGNQDTYETHLETCKFEGLKEFLQQTDDRFHEMQVVMTQKDQEIAFLRSMLGKLSEKIDQLEKNLELKFDVLDENQSKLSEDLMEFRRDASMLNDELSHINARLNMGILGSYDPQQIFKCKGTFVGHQGPVWCLCVYSIGDLLFSGSSDKTIKVWDTCTTYKCQKTLEGHDGIVLALCIQGSKLYSGSADCTIIVWDIPTLMKVNTIRAHDNPVCTLVSSHNMLFSGSLKAIKVWDIVGTDLKLKKELTGLNHWVRALVASQNYLYSGSYQTIKIWDIRTLECVHVLQTSGGSVYSIAVTNHHIVCGTYENLIHVWDIESKEQVRTLTGHVGTVYALAVISTPDQTKVFSASYDRSLRVWSMDNMICTQTLLRHQGSVTALAVSRGRLFSGAVDSTVKVWTC; encoded by the exons ATGGAGACCACATTCGGCCCGGCATTCACAGCGGTGACCACCATCACTAAAG CCGACGGTACCAACACCTTCAAGCAGCACCGCAGGACGCCCTCCTCATCCAGCACCTTAACCTTCTCACCTCGAGATGATGACGATGTCATG CCTCCGATCAGCACCTCCCGGCGGTCGGACTCGGCCATATCTGTCCGCTCCCTGCACTCCGAGTCCAACATGCCCTTGCGCTCCACATTCTCACTCCATGAAGAAGAGGAAGAACCG GACCCTCTGGTGTTTGCGGAGCAGCCCTCCGTGAAGCTTTGCTGCCAGTTGTGCTGCAGCGTCTTTAAAGACCCAGTTATTACCACGTGTGGG CATACGTTTTGCAGGAGGTGCGCCTTAACATCTG ATAAGTGCCCGGTGGATAATGCCAAATTAACGGTGGTGGTGAATAACATCGCCGTCGCCGAGCAGATAGGAGAGCTCTTCATCCATTGTAAATACGGCTGCCGCCCCTGCGCCAACGGGAAGCCGACGACGTATGAAGTTGACCCCCATGGCTGCCCCTTCACCATCAAACTAAGTGCCAGAAA GGACCATGAAGGCAGTTGTGACTATCGGCCGGTGCGTTGTCCCAATAACCCGAGTTGCCCGCCTTTGCTGAAAATGAACCTGGAAGCCCACCTCAAGGAGTGTGAACACATAAAGTGCCCTCATTCAAAGTATGG GTGCACGTTCATCGGGAACCAGGACACGTACGAAACACATCTGGAGACGTGTAAGTTCGAGGGTCTCAAGGAATTTCTCCAGCAGACTGATGACCGGTTCCATGAAATGCAAGTGGTCATGACCCAGAAGGACCAGGAGATCGCCTTCCTCCGCTCCATGCTGGGAAAGCTGTCAGAGAAGATTGACCAGCTGGAGAAGAACCTGGAGCTCAAGTTTG ACGTCTTGGACGAGAACCAAAGCAAGCTGAGCGAAGACTTGATGGAGTTCCGCAGAGACGCCTCGATGCTGAAC GATGAACTCTCACACATCAATGCTCGGCTGAACATGGGAATACTTGGCT CGTACGACCCCCAGCAGATATTTAAGTGTAAGGGTACCTTCGTGGGGCACCAAGGCCCCGTGTGGTGTTTGTGCGTCTACTCCATAGGAGATCTGCTGTTTAGTGGCTCCTCCGACAAAACCATAAAG GTGTGGGACACCTGCACAACCTACAAGTGCCAAAAGACCCTGGAGGGGCACGACGGCATCGTACTGGCCCTGTGTATTCAAGG AAGCAAGTTGTACAGCGGCTCCGCAGACTGCACTATAATA GTGTGGGACATCCCAACGCTCATGAAAGTGAACACCATCCGAGCACATGACAACCCGGTGTGCACCCTCGTGTCCTCGCACAACATGCTCTTCAGCGGCTCCCTGAAAGCCATCAAG GTTTGGGACATTGTGGGTACGGATTTAAAGCTGAAGAAGGAGCTGACCGGCCTTAACCACTGGGTCCGTGCACTCGTAGCCTCACAGAACTACTTGTACAGCGGGTCCTACCAGACCATAAAG ATCTGGGACATCAGGACCTTGGAGTGCGTCCACGTCCTGCAGACGTCCGGAGGAAGCGTTTACTCCATCGCCGTCACTAACCACCACATAGTGTGCGGGACATATGAAAATCTCATCCAC GTTTGGGACATTGAATCCAAGGAGCAAGTTCGTACATTAACCGGACACGTGGGCACGGTGTACGCTTTGGCCGTCATTTCCACTCCTGACCAAACCAAGGTTTTCAGTGCCTCCTATGATAGGTCCTTACGG GTCTGGAGTATGGATAACATGATTTGCACACAGACATTGTTGAGACATCAGGGCAGTGTGACCGCATTGGCCGTTTCGCGAGGACGTCTGTTTTCGGGTGCCGTAGACAGCACAGTAAAG GTCTGGACCTGCTAA
- the TRAF7 gene encoding E3 ubiquitin-protein ligase TRAF7 isoform X2 — MTSSKNPRFNHFSPGATNVQPDDTSGTTMETTFGPAFTAVTTITKADGTNTFKQHRRTPSSSSTLTFSPRDDDDVMPPISTSRRSDSAISVRSLHSESNMPLRSTFSLHEEEEEPDPLVFAEQPSVKLCCQLCCSVFKDPVITTCGHTFCRRCALTSDKCPVDNAKLTVVVNNIAVAEQIGELFIHCKYGCRPCANGKPTTYEVDPHGCPFTIKLSARKDHEGSCDYRPVRCPNNPSCPPLLKMNLEAHLKECEHIKCPHSKCTFIGNQDTYETHLETCKFEGLKEFLQQTDDRFHEMQVVMTQKDQEIAFLRSMLGKLSEKIDQLEKNLELKFDVLDENQSKLSEDLMEFRRDASMLNDELSHINARLNMGILGSYDPQQIFKCKGTFVGHQGPVWCLCVYSIGDLLFSGSSDKTIKVWDTCTTYKCQKTLEGHDGIVLALCIQGSKLYSGSADCTIIVWDIPTLMKVNTIRAHDNPVCTLVSSHNMLFSGSLKAIKVWDIVGTDLKLKKELTGLNHWVRALVASQNYLYSGSYQTIKIWDIRTLECVHVLQTSGGSVYSIAVTNHHIVCGTYENLIHVWDIESKEQVRTLTGHVGTVYALAVISTPDQTKVFSASYDRSLRVWSMDNMICTQTLLRHQGSVTALAVSRGRLFSGAVDSTVKVWTC; from the exons ATGACCTCGAGTAAGAATCCAAGATTCAATCATTTTTCACCTGGTGCCACAAACGTACAACCAGACGATACCAGCGGG ACCACAATGGAGACCACATTCGGCCCGGCATTCACAGCGGTGACCACCATCACTAAAG CCGACGGTACCAACACCTTCAAGCAGCACCGCAGGACGCCCTCCTCATCCAGCACCTTAACCTTCTCACCTCGAGATGATGACGATGTCATG CCTCCGATCAGCACCTCCCGGCGGTCGGACTCGGCCATATCTGTCCGCTCCCTGCACTCCGAGTCCAACATGCCCTTGCGCTCCACATTCTCACTCCATGAAGAAGAGGAAGAACCG GACCCTCTGGTGTTTGCGGAGCAGCCCTCCGTGAAGCTTTGCTGCCAGTTGTGCTGCAGCGTCTTTAAAGACCCAGTTATTACCACGTGTGGG CATACGTTTTGCAGGAGGTGCGCCTTAACATCTG ATAAGTGCCCGGTGGATAATGCCAAATTAACGGTGGTGGTGAATAACATCGCCGTCGCCGAGCAGATAGGAGAGCTCTTCATCCATTGTAAATACGGCTGCCGCCCCTGCGCCAACGGGAAGCCGACGACGTATGAAGTTGACCCCCATGGCTGCCCCTTCACCATCAAACTAAGTGCCAGAAA GGACCATGAAGGCAGTTGTGACTATCGGCCGGTGCGTTGTCCCAATAACCCGAGTTGCCCGCCTTTGCTGAAAATGAACCTGGAAGCCCACCTCAAGGAGTGTGAACACATAAAGTGCCCTCATTCAAA GTGCACGTTCATCGGGAACCAGGACACGTACGAAACACATCTGGAGACGTGTAAGTTCGAGGGTCTCAAGGAATTTCTCCAGCAGACTGATGACCGGTTCCATGAAATGCAAGTGGTCATGACCCAGAAGGACCAGGAGATCGCCTTCCTCCGCTCCATGCTGGGAAAGCTGTCAGAGAAGATTGACCAGCTGGAGAAGAACCTGGAGCTCAAGTTTG ACGTCTTGGACGAGAACCAAAGCAAGCTGAGCGAAGACTTGATGGAGTTCCGCAGAGACGCCTCGATGCTGAAC GATGAACTCTCACACATCAATGCTCGGCTGAACATGGGAATACTTGGCT CGTACGACCCCCAGCAGATATTTAAGTGTAAGGGTACCTTCGTGGGGCACCAAGGCCCCGTGTGGTGTTTGTGCGTCTACTCCATAGGAGATCTGCTGTTTAGTGGCTCCTCCGACAAAACCATAAAG GTGTGGGACACCTGCACAACCTACAAGTGCCAAAAGACCCTGGAGGGGCACGACGGCATCGTACTGGCCCTGTGTATTCAAGG AAGCAAGTTGTACAGCGGCTCCGCAGACTGCACTATAATA GTGTGGGACATCCCAACGCTCATGAAAGTGAACACCATCCGAGCACATGACAACCCGGTGTGCACCCTCGTGTCCTCGCACAACATGCTCTTCAGCGGCTCCCTGAAAGCCATCAAG GTTTGGGACATTGTGGGTACGGATTTAAAGCTGAAGAAGGAGCTGACCGGCCTTAACCACTGGGTCCGTGCACTCGTAGCCTCACAGAACTACTTGTACAGCGGGTCCTACCAGACCATAAAG ATCTGGGACATCAGGACCTTGGAGTGCGTCCACGTCCTGCAGACGTCCGGAGGAAGCGTTTACTCCATCGCCGTCACTAACCACCACATAGTGTGCGGGACATATGAAAATCTCATCCAC GTTTGGGACATTGAATCCAAGGAGCAAGTTCGTACATTAACCGGACACGTGGGCACGGTGTACGCTTTGGCCGTCATTTCCACTCCTGACCAAACCAAGGTTTTCAGTGCCTCCTATGATAGGTCCTTACGG GTCTGGAGTATGGATAACATGATTTGCACACAGACATTGTTGAGACATCAGGGCAGTGTGACCGCATTGGCCGTTTCGCGAGGACGTCTGTTTTCGGGTGCCGTAGACAGCACAGTAAAG GTCTGGACCTGCTAA
- the TRAF7 gene encoding E3 ubiquitin-protein ligase TRAF7 isoform X1, with translation MTSSKNPRFNHFSPGATNVQPDDTSGTTMETTFGPAFTAVTTITKADGTNTFKQHRRTPSSSSTLTFSPRDDDDVMPPISTSRRSDSAISVRSLHSESNMPLRSTFSLHEEEEEPDPLVFAEQPSVKLCCQLCCSVFKDPVITTCGHTFCRRCALTSDKCPVDNAKLTVVVNNIAVAEQIGELFIHCKYGCRPCANGKPTTYEVDPHGCPFTIKLSARKDHEGSCDYRPVRCPNNPSCPPLLKMNLEAHLKECEHIKCPHSKYGCTFIGNQDTYETHLETCKFEGLKEFLQQTDDRFHEMQVVMTQKDQEIAFLRSMLGKLSEKIDQLEKNLELKFDVLDENQSKLSEDLMEFRRDASMLNDELSHINARLNMGILGSYDPQQIFKCKGTFVGHQGPVWCLCVYSIGDLLFSGSSDKTIKVWDTCTTYKCQKTLEGHDGIVLALCIQGSKLYSGSADCTIIVWDIPTLMKVNTIRAHDNPVCTLVSSHNMLFSGSLKAIKVWDIVGTDLKLKKELTGLNHWVRALVASQNYLYSGSYQTIKIWDIRTLECVHVLQTSGGSVYSIAVTNHHIVCGTYENLIHVWDIESKEQVRTLTGHVGTVYALAVISTPDQTKVFSASYDRSLRVWSMDNMICTQTLLRHQGSVTALAVSRGRLFSGAVDSTVKVWTC, from the exons ATGACCTCGAGTAAGAATCCAAGATTCAATCATTTTTCACCTGGTGCCACAAACGTACAACCAGACGATACCAGCGGG ACCACAATGGAGACCACATTCGGCCCGGCATTCACAGCGGTGACCACCATCACTAAAG CCGACGGTACCAACACCTTCAAGCAGCACCGCAGGACGCCCTCCTCATCCAGCACCTTAACCTTCTCACCTCGAGATGATGACGATGTCATG CCTCCGATCAGCACCTCCCGGCGGTCGGACTCGGCCATATCTGTCCGCTCCCTGCACTCCGAGTCCAACATGCCCTTGCGCTCCACATTCTCACTCCATGAAGAAGAGGAAGAACCG GACCCTCTGGTGTTTGCGGAGCAGCCCTCCGTGAAGCTTTGCTGCCAGTTGTGCTGCAGCGTCTTTAAAGACCCAGTTATTACCACGTGTGGG CATACGTTTTGCAGGAGGTGCGCCTTAACATCTG ATAAGTGCCCGGTGGATAATGCCAAATTAACGGTGGTGGTGAATAACATCGCCGTCGCCGAGCAGATAGGAGAGCTCTTCATCCATTGTAAATACGGCTGCCGCCCCTGCGCCAACGGGAAGCCGACGACGTATGAAGTTGACCCCCATGGCTGCCCCTTCACCATCAAACTAAGTGCCAGAAA GGACCATGAAGGCAGTTGTGACTATCGGCCGGTGCGTTGTCCCAATAACCCGAGTTGCCCGCCTTTGCTGAAAATGAACCTGGAAGCCCACCTCAAGGAGTGTGAACACATAAAGTGCCCTCATTCAAAGTATGG GTGCACGTTCATCGGGAACCAGGACACGTACGAAACACATCTGGAGACGTGTAAGTTCGAGGGTCTCAAGGAATTTCTCCAGCAGACTGATGACCGGTTCCATGAAATGCAAGTGGTCATGACCCAGAAGGACCAGGAGATCGCCTTCCTCCGCTCCATGCTGGGAAAGCTGTCAGAGAAGATTGACCAGCTGGAGAAGAACCTGGAGCTCAAGTTTG ACGTCTTGGACGAGAACCAAAGCAAGCTGAGCGAAGACTTGATGGAGTTCCGCAGAGACGCCTCGATGCTGAAC GATGAACTCTCACACATCAATGCTCGGCTGAACATGGGAATACTTGGCT CGTACGACCCCCAGCAGATATTTAAGTGTAAGGGTACCTTCGTGGGGCACCAAGGCCCCGTGTGGTGTTTGTGCGTCTACTCCATAGGAGATCTGCTGTTTAGTGGCTCCTCCGACAAAACCATAAAG GTGTGGGACACCTGCACAACCTACAAGTGCCAAAAGACCCTGGAGGGGCACGACGGCATCGTACTGGCCCTGTGTATTCAAGG AAGCAAGTTGTACAGCGGCTCCGCAGACTGCACTATAATA GTGTGGGACATCCCAACGCTCATGAAAGTGAACACCATCCGAGCACATGACAACCCGGTGTGCACCCTCGTGTCCTCGCACAACATGCTCTTCAGCGGCTCCCTGAAAGCCATCAAG GTTTGGGACATTGTGGGTACGGATTTAAAGCTGAAGAAGGAGCTGACCGGCCTTAACCACTGGGTCCGTGCACTCGTAGCCTCACAGAACTACTTGTACAGCGGGTCCTACCAGACCATAAAG ATCTGGGACATCAGGACCTTGGAGTGCGTCCACGTCCTGCAGACGTCCGGAGGAAGCGTTTACTCCATCGCCGTCACTAACCACCACATAGTGTGCGGGACATATGAAAATCTCATCCAC GTTTGGGACATTGAATCCAAGGAGCAAGTTCGTACATTAACCGGACACGTGGGCACGGTGTACGCTTTGGCCGTCATTTCCACTCCTGACCAAACCAAGGTTTTCAGTGCCTCCTATGATAGGTCCTTACGG GTCTGGAGTATGGATAACATGATTTGCACACAGACATTGTTGAGACATCAGGGCAGTGTGACCGCATTGGCCGTTTCGCGAGGACGTCTGTTTTCGGGTGCCGTAGACAGCACAGTAAAG GTCTGGACCTGCTAA